In Zonotrichia albicollis isolate bZonAlb1 chromosome 3, bZonAlb1.hap1, whole genome shotgun sequence, a single window of DNA contains:
- the ANGEL2 gene encoding protein angel homolog 2 isoform X3 has translation MLPRHVQRLGRDWITHWNGSQILALNSPVSSWMRWAGHYPPWASFPLPVSADFSANWRFPPFFGPWRQFQNSHWHLDNYTQSCCFHLANPSMKSEGEEPLTKKRKLSGQDDTAAPEQQTDLSNQKEVCCLSVAQNEEKHGSKKGTIKRHWEYYCQQSKTMKIAKNKGSDQSSTGSEATFDFTVMSYNILSQTLLEGNSHLYRHCRQRLLFWTYRFPNILQEIKELDADVLCLQEVQEDHYRTEIKSSLESLGYHCEYKMRTGRKPDGCAICFKTSKFSLISSNPVEFFRHDIPLLDRDNVGLVLLLQPRFHCKASAAICIANTHLLYNPRRGDIKLTQLAMLLAEIASVAPQKDGSFCPIIICGDFNSVPGSPLYRFIKEGKLNYEGLAIGKVSGQEQFPRGQRILSIPIWPQKLGISQNCVYEVKQQQKEENAGEKLETEKPDNTQEIVIASKKSSSKLRHHFKLSSVYSHYFPETGIPEVTTCHSRSAVTVDYIFYSAAKDDTADQPGAEDSSCGGLKLLGRLALVTEKDLWTVNGLPNENNSSDHLPLLAKFRLIER, from the exons ATGCTGCCCCGCCAtgtgcagaggctgggcagagacTGGATCACCCACTGGAATGGCTCCCAGATCCTGGCCTTGAACAGCCCAGTCTCCAGCTGGATGAGATGGGCCGGACACTATCCTCCCTGGGCCTCCTTTCCACTCCCCGTTTCAGCTGATTTTTCAGCAAACTGGAGATTCCCTCCATTTTTTGGGCCTTGGAGACAATTTCAGAACTCTCATTGGCATCTTGATAACTACACACAAAGTTGTTGCTTTCACCTCGCCAACCCCAGTATGAAATCTGAGGGAGAAGAACCATTGACAAAGAAGAGAAAACTCAGTGGCCAGGATGATACTGCAGCTCCTGAACAACAAACAGACTTGTCTAATCAGAAGGAAGTATGTTGTCTTTCTGTAGCACAGAATGAAGAAAAACATGGCAGCAAGAAAG GAACCATCAAAAGACACTGGGAATATTATTGTCAGCAGagtaaaacaatgaaaatagcTAAAAATAAAGGATCTGACCAAAGCAGCACAGGAAGTGAGGCAACATTTGATTTTACAGTCATGTCCTACAACATTCTCTCACAGACTTTGTTGGAAGGCAACTCTCACCTGTACAGGCACTGCAGGCAGCGATTGCTATTCTGGACATACAGATTTCCCAACATCCTACAAGAAATCAAAGAGCTGGATGCAGAT GTGCTCTGCTTACAGGAAGTCCAAGAAGACCACTACAGAACAGAGATTAAGTCAAGTCTGGAATCCCTGG GGTATCACTGTGAGTATAAAATGAGGACAGGCAGAAAACCTGATGGCTGTGCCATTTGCTTCAAAACTTCCAAATTCAGCCTGATTTCCTCAAACCCAGTGGAATTTTTTCGCCATGATATCCCACTCTTGGACAGGGACAACGTTGGGCTGgtgttgctgctgcagcccagatTTCACTGCAAAGCCAGTGCTGCCATCTGTATTGCCAATACACACCTGCTGTACAACCCAAGGAGAGGGGACATCAAACTGACCCAGCTTGCAATGCTCCTGGCAGAGATTGCCAGTGTTGCCCCTCAGAAGGATGGCTCTTTCTGCCCAATTATCATCTGTGGGGACTTCAATTCTGTTCCTGGCTCTCCATTGTACAGATTTATAAAGGAAGGAAAGTTAAATTATGAAGGACTTGCTATAGGGAAG GTCTCTGGACAAGAACAGTTTCCAAGGGGACAAAGAATCTTATCTATTCCaatttggccccaaaaattAGGTATTTCACAAAACTGTGTATATGAAgtaaaacagcaacaaaaggaagaaaatgcag gagaaaaattggaaacagaaaaaccaGACAACACTCAGGAGATTGTAATAGCATCTAAAAA GTCGTCTTCAAAATTGCGGCACCATTTTAAATTGTCTTCGGTGTATTCTCATTACTTCCCTGAAACTGGGATTCCAGAAGTGACAACTTGTCATTCCCGAAGTGCTGTCACCGTGGATTATATCTTCTATTCTGCAGCAAAAGATGATACTGCTGACCAGCCAG
- the ANGEL2 gene encoding protein angel homolog 2 isoform X1 — protein sequence MAAGPAPGLQVPGASGRARGGRSPCGGCGGAAGARRRPELALPWVDPFGGRRGCAGPAAGPGPAGRHSMLPRHVQRLGRDWITHWNGSQILALNSPVSSWMRWAGHYPPWASFPLPVSADFSANWRFPPFFGPWRQFQNSHWHLDNYTQSCCFHLANPSMKSEGEEPLTKKRKLSGQDDTAAPEQQTDLSNQKEVCCLSVAQNEEKHGSKKGTIKRHWEYYCQQSKTMKIAKNKGSDQSSTGSEATFDFTVMSYNILSQTLLEGNSHLYRHCRQRLLFWTYRFPNILQEIKELDADVLCLQEVQEDHYRTEIKSSLESLGYHCEYKMRTGRKPDGCAICFKTSKFSLISSNPVEFFRHDIPLLDRDNVGLVLLLQPRFHCKASAAICIANTHLLYNPRRGDIKLTQLAMLLAEIASVAPQKDGSFCPIIICGDFNSVPGSPLYRFIKEGKLNYEGLAIGKVSGQEQFPRGQRILSIPIWPQKLGISQNCVYEVKQQQKEENAGEKLETEKPDNTQEIVIASKKSSSKLRHHFKLSSVYSHYFPETGIPEVTTCHSRSAVTVDYIFYSAAKDDTADQPGAEDSSCGGLKLLGRLALVTEKDLWTVNGLPNENNSSDHLPLLAKFRLIER from the exons ATGGCCGCGGGCCCAGCCCCTGGACTACAAGTCCCAGGAGCGAGCGGGAGGGCGCGGGGCGGCCGCAGCCCGTGCGGAGGATGCGGCGGGGCGGCCGgagcgcggcggcggccggAGCTGGCGCTGCCCTGGGTTGACCCCTTCGGGGGGCGCCGGGGCTgcgcggggccggcagcggggCCCGGGCCCGCCGGGAG ACACTCCATGCTGCCCCGCCAtgtgcagaggctgggcagagacTGGATCACCCACTGGAATGGCTCCCAGATCCTGGCCTTGAACAGCCCAGTCTCCAGCTGGATGAGATGGGCCGGACACTATCCTCCCTGGGCCTCCTTTCCACTCCCCGTTTCAGCTGATTTTTCAGCAAACTGGAGATTCCCTCCATTTTTTGGGCCTTGGAGACAATTTCAGAACTCTCATTGGCATCTTGATAACTACACACAAAGTTGTTGCTTTCACCTCGCCAACCCCAGTATGAAATCTGAGGGAGAAGAACCATTGACAAAGAAGAGAAAACTCAGTGGCCAGGATGATACTGCAGCTCCTGAACAACAAACAGACTTGTCTAATCAGAAGGAAGTATGTTGTCTTTCTGTAGCACAGAATGAAGAAAAACATGGCAGCAAGAAAG GAACCATCAAAAGACACTGGGAATATTATTGTCAGCAGagtaaaacaatgaaaatagcTAAAAATAAAGGATCTGACCAAAGCAGCACAGGAAGTGAGGCAACATTTGATTTTACAGTCATGTCCTACAACATTCTCTCACAGACTTTGTTGGAAGGCAACTCTCACCTGTACAGGCACTGCAGGCAGCGATTGCTATTCTGGACATACAGATTTCCCAACATCCTACAAGAAATCAAAGAGCTGGATGCAGAT GTGCTCTGCTTACAGGAAGTCCAAGAAGACCACTACAGAACAGAGATTAAGTCAAGTCTGGAATCCCTGG GGTATCACTGTGAGTATAAAATGAGGACAGGCAGAAAACCTGATGGCTGTGCCATTTGCTTCAAAACTTCCAAATTCAGCCTGATTTCCTCAAACCCAGTGGAATTTTTTCGCCATGATATCCCACTCTTGGACAGGGACAACGTTGGGCTGgtgttgctgctgcagcccagatTTCACTGCAAAGCCAGTGCTGCCATCTGTATTGCCAATACACACCTGCTGTACAACCCAAGGAGAGGGGACATCAAACTGACCCAGCTTGCAATGCTCCTGGCAGAGATTGCCAGTGTTGCCCCTCAGAAGGATGGCTCTTTCTGCCCAATTATCATCTGTGGGGACTTCAATTCTGTTCCTGGCTCTCCATTGTACAGATTTATAAAGGAAGGAAAGTTAAATTATGAAGGACTTGCTATAGGGAAG GTCTCTGGACAAGAACAGTTTCCAAGGGGACAAAGAATCTTATCTATTCCaatttggccccaaaaattAGGTATTTCACAAAACTGTGTATATGAAgtaaaacagcaacaaaaggaagaaaatgcag gagaaaaattggaaacagaaaaaccaGACAACACTCAGGAGATTGTAATAGCATCTAAAAA GTCGTCTTCAAAATTGCGGCACCATTTTAAATTGTCTTCGGTGTATTCTCATTACTTCCCTGAAACTGGGATTCCAGAAGTGACAACTTGTCATTCCCGAAGTGCTGTCACCGTGGATTATATCTTCTATTCTGCAGCAAAAGATGATACTGCTGACCAGCCAG
- the ANGEL2 gene encoding protein angel homolog 2 isoform X2 — MALVAKLRFPLLEKKHSMLPRHVQRLGRDWITHWNGSQILALNSPVSSWMRWAGHYPPWASFPLPVSADFSANWRFPPFFGPWRQFQNSHWHLDNYTQSCCFHLANPSMKSEGEEPLTKKRKLSGQDDTAAPEQQTDLSNQKEVCCLSVAQNEEKHGSKKGTIKRHWEYYCQQSKTMKIAKNKGSDQSSTGSEATFDFTVMSYNILSQTLLEGNSHLYRHCRQRLLFWTYRFPNILQEIKELDADVLCLQEVQEDHYRTEIKSSLESLGYHCEYKMRTGRKPDGCAICFKTSKFSLISSNPVEFFRHDIPLLDRDNVGLVLLLQPRFHCKASAAICIANTHLLYNPRRGDIKLTQLAMLLAEIASVAPQKDGSFCPIIICGDFNSVPGSPLYRFIKEGKLNYEGLAIGKVSGQEQFPRGQRILSIPIWPQKLGISQNCVYEVKQQQKEENAGEKLETEKPDNTQEIVIASKKSSSKLRHHFKLSSVYSHYFPETGIPEVTTCHSRSAVTVDYIFYSAAKDDTADQPGAEDSSCGGLKLLGRLALVTEKDLWTVNGLPNENNSSDHLPLLAKFRLIER, encoded by the exons ATGGCTTTAGTTGCTAAGCTGAGATTTCCTCTCCTGGAAAAGAA ACACTCCATGCTGCCCCGCCAtgtgcagaggctgggcagagacTGGATCACCCACTGGAATGGCTCCCAGATCCTGGCCTTGAACAGCCCAGTCTCCAGCTGGATGAGATGGGCCGGACACTATCCTCCCTGGGCCTCCTTTCCACTCCCCGTTTCAGCTGATTTTTCAGCAAACTGGAGATTCCCTCCATTTTTTGGGCCTTGGAGACAATTTCAGAACTCTCATTGGCATCTTGATAACTACACACAAAGTTGTTGCTTTCACCTCGCCAACCCCAGTATGAAATCTGAGGGAGAAGAACCATTGACAAAGAAGAGAAAACTCAGTGGCCAGGATGATACTGCAGCTCCTGAACAACAAACAGACTTGTCTAATCAGAAGGAAGTATGTTGTCTTTCTGTAGCACAGAATGAAGAAAAACATGGCAGCAAGAAAG GAACCATCAAAAGACACTGGGAATATTATTGTCAGCAGagtaaaacaatgaaaatagcTAAAAATAAAGGATCTGACCAAAGCAGCACAGGAAGTGAGGCAACATTTGATTTTACAGTCATGTCCTACAACATTCTCTCACAGACTTTGTTGGAAGGCAACTCTCACCTGTACAGGCACTGCAGGCAGCGATTGCTATTCTGGACATACAGATTTCCCAACATCCTACAAGAAATCAAAGAGCTGGATGCAGAT GTGCTCTGCTTACAGGAAGTCCAAGAAGACCACTACAGAACAGAGATTAAGTCAAGTCTGGAATCCCTGG GGTATCACTGTGAGTATAAAATGAGGACAGGCAGAAAACCTGATGGCTGTGCCATTTGCTTCAAAACTTCCAAATTCAGCCTGATTTCCTCAAACCCAGTGGAATTTTTTCGCCATGATATCCCACTCTTGGACAGGGACAACGTTGGGCTGgtgttgctgctgcagcccagatTTCACTGCAAAGCCAGTGCTGCCATCTGTATTGCCAATACACACCTGCTGTACAACCCAAGGAGAGGGGACATCAAACTGACCCAGCTTGCAATGCTCCTGGCAGAGATTGCCAGTGTTGCCCCTCAGAAGGATGGCTCTTTCTGCCCAATTATCATCTGTGGGGACTTCAATTCTGTTCCTGGCTCTCCATTGTACAGATTTATAAAGGAAGGAAAGTTAAATTATGAAGGACTTGCTATAGGGAAG GTCTCTGGACAAGAACAGTTTCCAAGGGGACAAAGAATCTTATCTATTCCaatttggccccaaaaattAGGTATTTCACAAAACTGTGTATATGAAgtaaaacagcaacaaaaggaagaaaatgcag gagaaaaattggaaacagaaaaaccaGACAACACTCAGGAGATTGTAATAGCATCTAAAAA GTCGTCTTCAAAATTGCGGCACCATTTTAAATTGTCTTCGGTGTATTCTCATTACTTCCCTGAAACTGGGATTCCAGAAGTGACAACTTGTCATTCCCGAAGTGCTGTCACCGTGGATTATATCTTCTATTCTGCAGCAAAAGATGATACTGCTGACCAGCCAG